The proteins below come from a single Carnobacterium divergens DSM 20623 genomic window:
- a CDS encoding MSCRAMM family protein, which translates to MRKKLSQLTTIIILFLTLNTTFVPSALAVSDELKNETQEQVIETETSHPETEDPPLKQEVNESDNQVQPEDTDLNTDKTKINYPIIGYNTRSTGVMADKFPQYYVASRNGVVASQSVFGYFEVDGQVAYCVQPDVLFADGNFTPQTSFAGISESQASRVNEIVNFGSGGAGTAGFSREFFITTQVMVWEALGWNIEISMPGLAEYRNQIENAINHYQTIPSINQSTQSVVVNEKSSFADTKGVLSHYRIASDGTNSGAKINGNALEVTPKVTSTNGTITLVRDRPYSGSQYFWVNPGSQTVTTGGNNNPITIRVNLNVIKNGHVKLMKKREDGELIPGAIFRLTYNGQTKEVTTNAKGEAELKDVLDGTEVTVQEIKAAYGYVINRTPQKVIIKANKTATLTFNNKRQRGVARIHKKDSETGDHPQGAATLNGAVYGLFKSDGTKIKSITLSPKAGIVQGEIKDLYLGSYYWLEEKAPVGYNLNPNKIPFTIEYAGQEVAESIKMIEAKEDVIKGNIDGYKVGNKTLLNNDLTINPDIKPPLSNVEITATSKTTGIAYSTLTDKDGYFILKQLPYDTYKITETKGKEGYKLFVPFEVKIEKQGYTHHYVLEDKVIESKIQVFKVDSETNKTIPRSGAKFKIFDRKATQWVEMLKPNSVEKTTIFETNEEGYLVTSEMLKWGEKRYELHEIEAPEGYVLAKEPVVFSVLEMNADGIIVIKFKNDNQKGKVNLHKNIQQASEVKEKDSEFGKLTEINYTLQNGEGFEFKIRPAKDIITPDGTVRYKKGEFIQVDKTDFILKTDASGNAESPEFLYIGEYELVETKAPYGVVKLKEPIKFEIKYQGQLIDLTSASVKADNYLQKIDVLGYKQQETVTEWKDNSPVIQLEAANNGQVFALKNTHELVVGDVAIPADTTLNYAVVKDGIVKFEDILLPNVDGNYYIQEVDSKANHILDTHHYPFEYKAYNNEDKQTIHVWKDSFAVDKNALTKQVRNQLINELFKTNVSFKKINESATLKPNEGYVYAYDQVGKGATFELLDEAGKVIQTTQTDDEGMASWKELIVGTYYQREVKPSDQSHVLNTEKLKIIVTKEKISLFNEKGTLLNEMDVTENEEVFPLIELKNEHVKGIVELSKSDVSTGEVLPNTGIKILDKDNQTVVEGRTDENGKFTFENLPDGEYAFVEFDAPEGYLIDETPVLFTIKNHGEIVKCQMTNKRKPLVSSGVNNPQVTKLVLGSLMISAISGVFVFERIRKRIKK; encoded by the coding sequence ATGAGAAAAAAGCTTAGTCAATTAACAACGATTATTATTTTATTTTTAACTTTAAATACAACTTTTGTTCCCTCTGCGTTGGCAGTGAGTGATGAATTAAAGAACGAAACACAAGAGCAGGTGATAGAAACTGAAACGAGTCATCCTGAAACGGAAGATCCTCCTTTGAAACAGGAAGTGAATGAATCAGATAATCAGGTGCAGCCTGAAGATACAGATTTAAATACAGATAAAACAAAAATTAACTATCCTATCATTGGGTATAATACTCGAAGTACTGGAGTAATGGCAGATAAATTTCCACAATATTATGTAGCCAGTAGAAATGGTGTAGTTGCAAGTCAATCTGTATTTGGTTATTTTGAAGTGGATGGTCAAGTAGCGTATTGTGTTCAGCCAGATGTCCTATTTGCAGATGGAAATTTCACTCCACAAACAAGTTTTGCAGGGATATCAGAAAGTCAAGCTAGTCGAGTTAATGAGATTGTAAACTTCGGTTCAGGTGGGGCAGGAACAGCGGGTTTTTCAAGAGAATTTTTTATTACAACTCAAGTAATGGTTTGGGAAGCCTTAGGTTGGAACATTGAAATTAGTATGCCAGGCCTTGCTGAGTATCGAAATCAAATAGAAAATGCTATTAATCATTATCAAACAATTCCATCAATTAATCAGTCTACACAATCAGTAGTCGTAAATGAGAAAAGCTCATTTGCAGATACAAAAGGTGTTTTAAGCCACTATCGTATTGCTAGTGATGGAACCAATTCAGGTGCTAAAATCAATGGAAATGCTCTTGAAGTAACCCCTAAAGTGACGTCAACTAATGGAACGATTACTTTAGTAAGAGATCGTCCTTATTCAGGCTCACAATATTTTTGGGTAAATCCAGGCTCACAAACAGTTACTACCGGTGGGAATAATAATCCGATTACAATCAGAGTTAATTTAAATGTCATCAAAAATGGTCATGTAAAATTAATGAAAAAAAGAGAGGATGGAGAACTTATTCCGGGAGCCATTTTCCGTTTAACTTATAATGGTCAAACGAAAGAAGTAACAACAAATGCTAAAGGTGAAGCTGAATTAAAAGATGTATTAGATGGAACTGAAGTTACCGTTCAAGAAATTAAAGCAGCATATGGATATGTCATCAACCGCACTCCGCAAAAAGTTATTATTAAAGCGAATAAAACAGCCACGTTAACATTTAACAACAAACGCCAACGTGGTGTGGCAAGAATTCATAAAAAAGATTCAGAAACAGGAGATCATCCACAGGGGGCAGCTACTCTAAACGGCGCAGTCTACGGACTGTTCAAATCCGATGGGACTAAAATAAAATCGATTACGTTAAGCCCTAAAGCAGGCATTGTCCAAGGTGAAATCAAAGATTTATATCTAGGGAGTTATTATTGGTTAGAAGAAAAAGCTCCTGTTGGCTATAATTTAAATCCCAATAAAATTCCATTTACAATTGAATATGCAGGTCAAGAAGTAGCGGAATCGATTAAAATGATTGAAGCTAAGGAAGACGTTATTAAAGGTAACATCGATGGCTATAAAGTCGGGAACAAAACCTTACTGAATAACGACTTAACAATTAATCCAGACATAAAACCGCCACTATCTAATGTAGAAATTACAGCAACTTCAAAAACAACTGGTATTGCCTACTCAACTTTAACCGATAAAGATGGTTATTTTATACTGAAACAATTACCCTATGATACGTATAAAATTACTGAAACAAAAGGCAAAGAAGGCTATAAATTATTTGTCCCTTTTGAAGTTAAAATTGAAAAGCAAGGCTACACACATCATTATGTATTAGAAGATAAAGTGATTGAGTCAAAAATTCAAGTTTTCAAAGTAGATAGTGAAACAAACAAAACCATTCCTCGCAGCGGGGCTAAGTTTAAAATTTTTGACCGTAAAGCAACTCAATGGGTAGAAATGCTAAAACCAAATTCAGTTGAGAAAACCACTATTTTTGAAACAAATGAAGAAGGGTACCTTGTTACTTCTGAAATGTTAAAATGGGGCGAAAAGCGATATGAATTACATGAAATAGAAGCTCCAGAGGGCTATGTATTAGCCAAAGAGCCTGTCGTTTTTTCCGTATTAGAAATGAATGCCGATGGTATTATTGTGATTAAATTCAAAAATGACAATCAAAAAGGAAAAGTGAACCTGCATAAAAATATCCAACAAGCCTCTGAGGTGAAAGAAAAAGACAGTGAGTTTGGAAAATTAACAGAAATTAATTATACGCTACAAAATGGCGAAGGCTTTGAATTCAAAATTCGTCCAGCTAAAGACATTATTACACCTGATGGAACAGTTCGTTATAAAAAAGGTGAATTTATTCAAGTAGATAAAACAGATTTTATTTTAAAAACAGATGCATCAGGAAATGCAGAATCACCAGAATTTCTCTATATTGGAGAATATGAACTTGTAGAAACAAAAGCTCCTTATGGCGTAGTGAAATTAAAAGAGCCTATTAAATTTGAAATAAAGTATCAAGGGCAATTGATTGATTTGACGAGTGCATCAGTAAAAGCGGATAACTATTTGCAAAAAATTGATGTTTTAGGCTACAAACAACAAGAAACAGTAACAGAATGGAAAGACAATTCACCGGTAATTCAGTTAGAAGCAGCCAATAATGGCCAAGTGTTTGCTCTAAAAAACACACATGAATTAGTAGTTGGTGATGTAGCGATTCCCGCAGATACAACGCTAAATTACGCAGTTGTAAAAGATGGAATCGTGAAATTCGAGGATATTTTGTTGCCAAATGTAGATGGTAACTATTACATTCAAGAAGTGGACAGTAAAGCAAACCATATTCTTGATACCCATCACTATCCATTTGAATACAAAGCTTACAATAATGAAGACAAACAAACTATCCATGTGTGGAAAGATTCCTTTGCAGTTGATAAAAATGCATTGACTAAACAAGTTCGTAATCAATTAATCAACGAATTATTCAAAACAAATGTATCCTTTAAAAAAATCAATGAATCCGCAACTCTTAAACCAAATGAAGGTTATGTCTACGCATACGATCAAGTTGGAAAAGGAGCTACATTTGAATTGTTGGATGAAGCTGGAAAAGTGATTCAAACTACTCAAACAGATGATGAAGGTATGGCTAGTTGGAAAGAACTGATTGTTGGTACGTACTATCAAAGAGAAGTAAAACCTTCTGATCAAAGTCATGTCTTAAATACAGAAAAATTAAAAATCATTGTTACGAAAGAAAAAATCAGTCTATTTAATGAAAAAGGGACTTTATTAAATGAAATGGATGTAACTGAAAATGAAGAGGTATTCCCTTTAATTGAGTTAAAAAATGAGCATGTTAAAGGAATTGTGGAGCTATCAAAAAGTGATGTTTCTACAGGTGAAGTTTTACCGAATACAGGAATTAAAATTCTTGATAAGGACAACCAAACAGTCGTAGAAGGCAGAACCGATGAAAATGGCAAATTTACCTTTGAGAACTTACCAGATGGGGAATATGCCTTTGTAGAGTTCGATGCACCAGAAGGATATTTGATTGATGAAACGCCAGTACTATTTACCATTAAAAATCATGGAGAAATTGTTAAATGTCAAATGACAAATAAACGTAAGCCGCTTGTTTCGTCAGGAGTAAACAATCCTCAAGTTACAAAATTGGTATTAGGAAGTTTAATGATAAGTGCAATCAGTGGTGTTTTTGTTTTTGAGCGAATTCGTAAAAGAATCAAAAAATGA
- a CDS encoding PTS sugar transporter subunit IIB, whose protein sequence is MIKVVTVCGNGIGSSLMLKLKIEEIAKENGIAIDAESIDSNAATGKDADLFVTVKEFADIFKNGQKVVFTRSYMNKKKIIEDVLPTLIEMNNN, encoded by the coding sequence ATGATTAAAGTCGTAACAGTTTGTGGAAATGGGATTGGAAGCAGCTTAATGTTGAAACTAAAAATAGAAGAAATAGCAAAAGAAAATGGCATTGCAATTGATGCAGAATCAATTGATTCTAATGCTGCAACAGGAAAAGATGCTGATTTATTTGTAACGGTTAAAGAATTTGCCGATATTTTTAAAAATGGCCAAAAAGTTGTTTTTACTAGAAGTTATATGAATAAAAAGAAAATTATAGAAGATGTATTGCCGACTTTAATTGAAATGAATAACAACTAA
- a CDS encoding class A sortase, giving the protein MKEAIKFVCKAAIVFLLLLFLYKNYQQTKLPQIGLTQNEYKEVIQKNRASDETQNEYVTSKKQQLSLTGVIVIPTLDLEMGIKEYSDNQQLFNQGMSETAIEYKPRQVMGEKNYTLISHNYLNTFDKLLSIKEGSLIYVTDFQKVYEYQTEEAYRINEADSSVVNDQAKKEITLITCVGEVGTVWRWIVKGKLVKSYDVSNVSPEIRNVFSKGSLGK; this is encoded by the coding sequence ATGAAAGAAGCCATTAAATTTGTATGTAAAGCAGCAATAGTCTTTTTATTGTTGCTTTTCCTATATAAGAATTATCAACAAACAAAATTACCACAGATTGGACTGACTCAAAATGAATATAAAGAAGTCATACAAAAAAATAGAGCTAGTGATGAAACTCAAAATGAATATGTAACCTCTAAAAAACAACAACTTTCGTTAACAGGGGTCATTGTGATTCCAACCTTAGATCTAGAAATGGGAATCAAAGAATATAGCGATAATCAACAGCTATTTAATCAAGGGATGAGTGAAACTGCAATTGAATACAAACCCCGGCAAGTAATGGGAGAGAAGAACTATACGTTGATTAGTCACAATTATTTAAATACCTTTGATAAACTACTCTCTATCAAAGAGGGCAGTTTAATTTATGTAACTGATTTTCAAAAAGTATACGAATACCAAACAGAAGAAGCTTATAGAATTAATGAAGCAGATTCATCGGTTGTTAATGACCAGGCTAAAAAAGAAATCACATTGATAACATGTGTGGGAGAAGTCGGAACTGTTTGGCGGTGGATTGTGAAAGGCAAGCTAGTGAAAAGTTATGATGTGTCAAATGTCTCTCCAGAAATTAGGAATGTTTTTAGTAAAGGTTCACTAGGGAAATAG
- a CDS encoding PTS ascorbate transporter subunit IIC, whose protein sequence is MAVLEFLKDVLSEPAILMGLMAMVGLISLKSPAHKVLTGTLGPILGYLMLAAGAGVISSNLEPLSKMIEAGFHIKGVVPNNEAITSVAQDLLGVETMTILVFGLIFNLLIARFTRYKYVFLTGHHSFFMACLLSAVLGAVGFSGWQMILVGGFFLGAWSAISPAINQKFTLQVTDGDEVAIGHFGSLGYFVAGSIGKLVGKGSRSTEDIKVPEKWSFLRNTTISTALTMVIFYLIAAIAAGSSFVETLSDGKSPYLYAIICGLQFAVGVTIVYAGVRMILADLIPAFQGIATKIIPNAVPAVDCAVFFPYAPTAVILGFVSSFIGGLLGMFILGFAGSVLIIPGLVPHFFCGATAGVYGNATGGRRGAVLGAFVNGLGLAFLPALLLPVLGSLGFSNTTFGDIDFGVIGITLGKVGEFMGTFGIYGLVGILVVVLILPSIIRPSKIAINNVEMDQE, encoded by the coding sequence ATGGCAGTATTAGAATTTTTAAAAGATGTATTAAGCGAGCCGGCTATTTTAATGGGCTTGATGGCAATGGTAGGATTGATTTCGCTTAAATCACCCGCACATAAGGTATTAACTGGAACTCTTGGCCCCATTTTAGGATATTTAATGTTAGCAGCAGGAGCAGGGGTCATTTCATCTAATCTTGAACCGTTATCGAAAATGATTGAGGCAGGCTTCCATATTAAAGGCGTTGTGCCTAATAACGAAGCGATTACTTCAGTAGCTCAGGATTTGCTTGGCGTTGAAACGATGACAATCTTAGTATTTGGACTAATCTTTAACTTGTTGATTGCTCGTTTTACGCGCTACAAATATGTGTTTTTAACCGGGCATCATAGCTTCTTTATGGCGTGTTTACTTTCAGCCGTGCTAGGAGCAGTTGGTTTTAGTGGGTGGCAAATGATTTTAGTTGGAGGCTTTTTCTTAGGTGCTTGGAGTGCTATTTCACCAGCTATCAATCAAAAATTCACGTTACAAGTAACCGATGGTGATGAAGTCGCAATTGGTCACTTTGGCAGCTTAGGTTACTTTGTTGCAGGTTCGATTGGGAAATTAGTTGGAAAAGGCAGTCGAAGTACAGAAGACATTAAAGTACCTGAAAAATGGAGTTTCTTGCGAAATACGACGATTTCAACAGCATTGACAATGGTCATTTTTTACTTGATTGCGGCAATTGCGGCAGGTTCTAGTTTTGTTGAAACATTGTCTGACGGTAAGTCGCCGTATCTATATGCAATTATTTGTGGCTTGCAATTTGCAGTGGGCGTTACCATCGTTTATGCCGGTGTACGAATGATTTTAGCCGATTTGATTCCAGCTTTCCAAGGAATTGCTACGAAAATTATCCCAAATGCAGTGCCAGCAGTAGATTGCGCGGTATTCTTCCCATATGCTCCAACAGCGGTTATTCTAGGATTTGTGAGCAGCTTTATCGGAGGATTATTAGGAATGTTTATTTTAGGATTCGCAGGAAGCGTGTTGATTATTCCAGGTTTAGTTCCTCATTTCTTCTGTGGAGCAACAGCCGGCGTGTATGGAAATGCTACTGGTGGACGTCGTGGTGCAGTCTTAGGCGCTTTCGTAAATGGCTTAGGCTTAGCTTTCCTACCTGCATTGTTATTACCCGTTTTAGGTAGTTTAGGATTTAGCAACACCACTTTTGGTGACATCGACTTTGGCGTGATTGGCATTACTCTCGGAAAAGTAGGCGAATTTATGGGAACATTTGGAATTTATGGATTAGTCGGTATTTTGGTAGTTGTTCTAATTTTACCAAGTATTATTCGACCATCAAAAATTGCGATTAACAATGTTGAAATGGACCAAGAATAA
- a CDS encoding transaldolase, with the protein MTQELTIKVYADGAEIDKMVAAYETGKITGFTTNPSLMKKAGITSYTDFAKAALEKITDLPISFEVFADDFETMEKEAEKIARFGKNVYVKIPITNTKGESAVPLIKKLSEKGLSLNVTAILTIQQVEETVAAFKEGTTNIVSVFAGRAADTGVDPMPLMKASAKECHTKPGTELLWASSREVLNIFQAQETGADIITCTPEIINKMSMIGMDLNELSLDTVRMFNSDIKTLGYSIL; encoded by the coding sequence ATGACACAAGAATTAACAATAAAAGTATACGCAGACGGAGCAGAAATTGATAAAATGGTAGCCGCTTATGAAACGGGTAAAATTACTGGTTTTACAACGAATCCTTCTTTGATGAAAAAAGCAGGGATTACAAGTTATACAGATTTTGCAAAAGCAGCACTAGAAAAAATTACAGATTTGCCGATTTCTTTTGAAGTATTTGCCGATGATTTTGAAACGATGGAAAAAGAAGCCGAAAAAATTGCAAGATTTGGGAAAAATGTGTATGTAAAAATTCCAATTACAAATACAAAAGGAGAGTCTGCAGTACCGTTAATTAAAAAGCTTTCTGAAAAAGGGCTATCCTTAAATGTAACAGCAATTTTAACGATTCAACAAGTCGAAGAAACGGTGGCAGCATTTAAAGAAGGAACAACGAATATTGTTTCCGTTTTTGCAGGAAGAGCAGCTGATACTGGAGTAGATCCAATGCCATTAATGAAGGCATCAGCAAAAGAATGTCATACAAAACCAGGAACGGAATTGCTTTGGGCAAGCTCAAGGGAAGTATTAAATATTTTCCAAGCCCAAGAAACAGGAGCTGATATCATTACATGTACACCAGAAATTATTAACAAAATGTCGATGATTGGCATGGATTTAAATGAACTTTCTTTAGACACTGTTCGAATGTTTAACAGTGACATCAAAACATTAGGATACAGTATCTTATAA
- a CDS encoding BglG family transcription antiterminator, with the protein MLTNEIVTFIDSLMEHDHVSVNAFSRKQSISKKKAHYEIQQANMELSNLQLPTIQLVQGKIMIPEGLKREWSNEQKQLNHRDVLMQEERIYLIILYTFIKKEPISHSHYQDLMQLSKSSVILDLKKVRQLCQTNKVAFNYSRSEGYDFQGTEMDIRKLAEYSLGKLLQLSIGEWMIQLIFSNWQITLPIDSISERLYQMAKSYKVEFVSERIKEFLFLLCFLIERESVNEPLFSEVERHFIQSQPLYELGEKLAIEFFQDESENEAIFVTVHLLSALQGTQQFYKDETLLKVTYDIINRVQMITGNNFADKKELQLSLYEHLVPAYFRILFDIHLENPYAKQIMTEYEELYYLVSKGLLPFEELLNKPIPANELAYFTIHFGGQLKRNQPISRTLKALSICPNGISSSLIMNHQLEELFPMIQFNRIHDLKQAKQINEQEYDMVFSTTYFHTTKKLYLSTPMLNYVEQEILKRKVFDDFAIEAVNKSIEVSNLIKIIARNATIHHEKELYEALSRSIYGAGLNQLSGGKVLTELLEERFIQFSDQKLEWQDAIALAAKPLREAGYITDQYITSMIDNVHDMGAYIVLAPKTAVPHSRPEDGVKELGISLLHLETAVDFNLGEEQDDDRQVQLIFVLAAVDSVGHLTALKQLSEILEDEEKIDALIETKDPTTMYKKIKQIIEKQ; encoded by the coding sequence ATGTTAACAAATGAAATCGTTACGTTTATTGATTCATTAATGGAACATGATCATGTATCAGTTAACGCTTTTTCCAGAAAGCAGTCAATCTCTAAGAAAAAAGCACACTATGAAATTCAGCAAGCCAATATGGAACTTTCCAATCTTCAATTACCTACGATTCAATTAGTACAAGGAAAGATTATGATTCCAGAGGGGCTAAAAAGGGAGTGGAGCAACGAACAAAAGCAATTGAATCATCGCGATGTTTTGATGCAAGAAGAGCGTATTTATTTAATTATTCTCTATACATTTATTAAAAAAGAACCTATTTCCCACAGCCATTATCAAGATTTAATGCAGTTAAGTAAAAGTTCTGTCATTTTAGATTTAAAAAAAGTAAGGCAGTTGTGTCAGACAAATAAAGTTGCTTTTAATTATTCAAGAAGCGAGGGTTATGATTTTCAAGGGACAGAAATGGACATCAGAAAATTAGCCGAATATTCTCTTGGGAAGCTTTTACAACTTTCAATTGGAGAATGGATGATTCAGCTGATTTTTAGCAATTGGCAGATAACGTTGCCCATCGATTCAATCAGTGAAAGACTGTATCAAATGGCAAAAAGCTATAAAGTTGAATTTGTATCTGAAAGAATAAAAGAATTTTTATTTCTATTGTGTTTTTTAATAGAGAGAGAGTCTGTGAATGAACCGTTATTTTCGGAAGTGGAGCGGCATTTCATTCAAAGCCAGCCGCTCTATGAACTAGGCGAAAAACTAGCCATTGAATTTTTTCAAGATGAATCAGAAAATGAAGCCATTTTCGTTACAGTACATTTATTAAGTGCTTTACAAGGAACGCAACAGTTTTATAAGGATGAGACTTTACTGAAAGTAACGTACGATATCATCAATCGTGTTCAAATGATTACAGGCAATAATTTTGCGGATAAAAAAGAATTGCAATTGAGCTTATATGAACATTTGGTGCCTGCATATTTTCGGATATTGTTTGATATTCATTTAGAAAATCCTTATGCAAAGCAAATCATGACGGAATATGAGGAACTTTATTATTTAGTTTCAAAAGGACTATTGCCTTTTGAGGAGCTATTAAATAAACCTATTCCAGCAAATGAACTGGCATATTTTACGATTCATTTTGGCGGGCAATTAAAACGGAATCAGCCGATTTCTCGAACTTTAAAAGCGTTGTCGATTTGTCCGAATGGCATCAGTTCATCTTTAATTATGAACCATCAACTAGAAGAATTGTTTCCAATGATTCAATTTAATCGAATTCATGATTTGAAGCAAGCAAAGCAAATTAATGAGCAGGAATACGATATGGTTTTTTCAACGACTTACTTTCACACGACGAAAAAATTATATCTTTCAACCCCCATGTTGAATTACGTAGAGCAAGAGATTTTAAAACGTAAAGTGTTTGATGATTTTGCAATTGAGGCTGTGAACAAATCGATTGAAGTTTCTAATTTAATTAAGATTATTGCTAGAAATGCTACGATTCATCATGAAAAAGAACTTTATGAAGCCTTGTCTCGTTCAATATATGGCGCTGGGTTAAATCAATTATCGGGAGGAAAAGTTTTGACAGAATTATTAGAAGAACGATTTATTCAATTTAGTGATCAAAAGTTGGAGTGGCAAGATGCCATTGCATTAGCAGCAAAACCCTTGAGGGAAGCAGGGTACATTACGGATCAATACATTACCTCAATGATTGACAATGTTCATGACATGGGAGCTTATATTGTGTTGGCACCAAAAACAGCAGTACCGCATTCCAGACCTGAGGATGGTGTCAAAGAACTAGGCATTAGTTTGCTTCATTTGGAGACGGCAGTCGATTTTAACTTAGGAGAAGAACAAGACGACGATCGTCAAGTTCAGTTGATTTTTGTGCTAGCAGCAGTTGATAGTGTGGGACATTTAACAGCGCTAAAACAGCTGTCAGAAATACTGGAAGACGAAGAAAAAATTGACGCCTTGATTGAAACCAAGGATCCTACAACAATGTATAAAAAAATAAAACAAATAATTGAAAAACAATAG
- a CDS encoding DUF7916 family protein, producing MKRLLNCHASDFEKMSKEELKQAILASEGRTVLSENVVISQPLLGDLTNAETAAAFGADLILLNVLDVFNPVIQGLEQGLKDPIQTLKKLVGRPVGVNLEPVDVTAETVGDLLQLPLGRRATKETLIKANELGFDFICLTGNPSTGVSNQEIEAAILLAKEHFDGLIIAGKMHGAGISESVVDQQSIENFIANGADIILMPAVGTVPGLLESEVHEAVKLIKSKGALSMPAIGTSQESSDPQTIREFALSSKRAGVDIQHIGDAGYSGVADPENLMALSIAIRGKRHTYYRMAQSIRR from the coding sequence ATGAAACGTCTATTAAATTGTCATGCTAGTGATTTTGAAAAAATGAGCAAAGAAGAGTTAAAGCAAGCGATTTTAGCCAGTGAAGGCCGGACAGTGTTATCGGAAAACGTAGTGATTTCACAGCCTTTATTAGGGGATTTGACGAATGCAGAAACAGCTGCAGCTTTTGGGGCAGATTTAATTTTATTAAATGTACTGGATGTTTTTAATCCAGTGATTCAAGGGTTGGAACAGGGGCTAAAAGATCCGATTCAAACGTTAAAAAAATTAGTTGGACGACCTGTCGGAGTGAATTTGGAACCAGTCGATGTGACCGCTGAAACTGTGGGAGACTTACTTCAACTTCCGTTAGGACGCAGAGCCACTAAAGAAACTCTTATTAAAGCAAATGAGCTAGGGTTTGATTTTATCTGTTTAACAGGAAATCCATCAACAGGTGTGAGTAATCAAGAGATAGAGGCCGCTATTCTTTTAGCAAAAGAGCATTTTGATGGATTAATTATTGCTGGGAAAATGCATGGAGCTGGCATTTCGGAGTCGGTAGTTGATCAACAATCAATTGAAAATTTTATTGCAAATGGAGCAGATATTATTTTAATGCCGGCCGTTGGAACGGTCCCAGGTTTATTGGAAAGTGAAGTCCATGAGGCAGTGAAATTGATTAAGTCCAAAGGAGCCTTATCTATGCCGGCAATTGGAACCAGTCAAGAAAGTTCAGACCCTCAAACAATCCGAGAATTTGCCTTATCAAGCAAACGAGCTGGTGTGGATATTCAGCATATTGGTGATGCGGGGTATTCAGGTGTGGCAGATCCTGAAAATTTAATGGCCTTATCGATTGCTATTCGTGGGAAACGTCATACGTATTACCGCATGGCTCAATCAATTCGACGTTAA
- a CDS encoding NAD(P)/FAD-dependent oxidoreductase translates to MTQNQEIAVVGAGIVGATTAFYLAKKGYSVTIYDEGTGQATAAAAGIICPWLSQRRNKKWYHLAASGAKFYPELMTDLGESLTDSAIYQQVGTLLFKKNEKLLLKLEKLAKERRETAPEIGDLTIVASDQLHDYVPILNSSQAALFASGGARVDGELLTRKLIEQAVELGATFQQGKVALTIDAENQLFVQSKKYTQVVLAVGAWLPELLEPLGFTVDIRPQKGQLLCLDIPEETTNWPVVMPDGEKDIIPFNNGKIIVGATHENDKGYDLTPTAPELKLMLAEASELAPSLKQAIQVSTKVGTRAYTSDFSPFFGQVSECPQLYVASGLGSSGLTTGPIIGKMLAQAIHQEETELDFADYPVADYVVDRENK, encoded by the coding sequence GTGACTCAAAATCAAGAAATCGCAGTCGTCGGTGCTGGAATCGTAGGCGCGACAACGGCTTTTTATTTAGCGAAAAAAGGCTATTCCGTCACCATTTACGATGAAGGCACAGGTCAAGCAACTGCCGCTGCTGCCGGTATCATTTGTCCGTGGCTCTCTCAAAGACGAAATAAAAAATGGTACCACTTAGCAGCAAGTGGGGCAAAATTTTATCCTGAATTAATGACGGATCTTGGAGAATCTTTAACGGACTCAGCCATTTATCAACAAGTGGGAACGTTGTTATTCAAGAAAAATGAAAAGTTGCTTTTAAAATTAGAAAAATTAGCAAAAGAACGTAGAGAAACGGCTCCTGAAATAGGGGATTTAACGATTGTTGCTAGCGATCAGTTACACGATTACGTACCGATTTTGAATAGCTCACAGGCGGCTTTATTTGCAAGTGGGGGCGCTCGAGTAGATGGCGAATTGCTGACTAGAAAACTCATTGAGCAAGCCGTTGAATTAGGCGCAACTTTTCAACAAGGAAAGGTTGCTTTAACAATTGACGCAGAAAATCAGCTTTTTGTTCAATCGAAGAAATATACACAGGTCGTTCTTGCCGTGGGCGCTTGGTTGCCTGAACTATTAGAACCGCTTGGCTTTACAGTAGATATTCGCCCACAAAAAGGACAGCTTCTTTGTTTAGACATTCCTGAAGAAACTACGAACTGGCCTGTGGTGATGCCAGATGGCGAAAAGGATATTATTCCTTTTAATAACGGCAAAATCATCGTAGGAGCAACTCACGAAAATGATAAAGGCTATGATTTAACACCCACAGCACCAGAGCTGAAATTAATGCTAGCCGAAGCAAGTGAATTAGCTCCTTCATTAAAGCAAGCAATTCAAGTATCCACCAAGGTCGGTACAAGAGCCTATACCTCTGACTTTTCACCTTTTTTTGGTCAAGTCTCAGAATGTCCTCAACTCTATGTTGCAAGTGGATTAGGTTCTTCTGGTTTAACAACTGGACCTATTATTGGAAAAATGCTCGCGCAAGCAATTCACCAAGAAGAAACGGAATTGGATTTTGCAGATTATCCAGTTGCTGATTATGTTGTTGATCGGGAAAATAAGTAA